TCCAAACGCGATAGACAACCGATGGTCATGACGCAGCGGTTCGGCCTGAAGACCCAAAAGTTCACAGGGTGTCGTTACCGGACTCAACTCACGCCTGCACCGGTGGGCAGGATGCACTGGTTGTGGGGTCAATGTACCTGATTGGCCCATTCTGGATTGGGCCATCCTGGTGAGAGAACGCGGCCTATTGTTCCAGGCGTTTCTGCCGATGAACACCCGAAGCCCTGATGGGCGGGACTTGATGACTGGAACGCTCCCCGGCGCAGGGGTGGCTGGCAAGCAAAAAGGGCCCGGAAACTATCCGCGCCCTTGGAAGTGGTGGAGATGGAGGGAGTCGAACCCTCGTCCGTGAACCTTCGGCGCCGGAGACTACGTGCGTAGTCGCTTCCGTTGTATCTCGTACCCCGGCCGCCGGAACAGCGACCTGAAGCCGCCGGGATACCAGCCCAGTGCTATCTCGCGGTGACGCCCCAGGCGTAACATCACCACCAGCTCGTGAACGTCACGCCCGCTTCATTCGGCACGAGCCACCAAATGAGCAGACGGCTCAGCAGTGATTAGGCTGCGAGAGCGAATTCCTGCGTTTCGGCAGGTAATGGTTTCCACGCTTTTTGACGAGCGGCATGGTCGCCCGGCACGCCTCACGTGCACCTCACAATGTCCACGTCGAAACCGTGTCATCCCCACATTCTCAAAGAGCCATGTGCTGCCCGACAGCACAGCCATCCGCAACTATACCACAGATGTGTATGCCCACCACACCAAGCCTGACCTGAAAACCCGGCCGGCAACTGGCAGCCACACCGGGCAGCTACCCTGCCCCTGATGGCTACGGCTGGCAGTGATTCGTGAAATACAGGGCCGGCGCGTGCTATCGTTGCCCCAACTCCCGATTTTGTGTCGTGTCTGCACGCTTCATGGATATTCAGCACATCCGCAATTTCTCCATTATCGCCCACATTGATCACGGCAAATCCACGCTGGCCGACCGCCTGCTCGAACGCACCGGCGCCCTGACCCAACGTGAGATGGCCGAGCAGGTTCTCGACGCCATGGACCTCGAACGGGAGCGTGGCATCACCATCAAGGCCCACGCCGTCCGTCTCAACTACCGGGCGCGCAACGGCGAAGACTATGTCCTGAACCTTATTGACACCCCGGGCCACGTGGACTTCAGCTACGAAGTCTCGCGCTCGCTGGCCGCATGTGAAGGCGCACTCGTCGTCGTGGACGCCACCCAGGGCGTCGAAGCCCAGACGCTCGCCAACGCCTACCTGGCGCTCGAAAACAATCTCGAAATGTTCCCGGTCATCAACAAGATTGACCTGCCATCGGCCGAACCGGAGCGCGTGCTGTCCCAGATCGAACAGGTCATCGGGCTTGACCCCACACATGCCGTTCTCGCCAGCGCCAAGACGGGCGTGGGGACGGAAGAACTCCTTGAACGCATCGTGGAAAAAATCCCGCCCCCGCAGGGTGACCGCAACGCCCCGCTCAAGGCGCTTATTTTCGATTCCTGGTTTGACAGCTACAAAGGTGTCATCGTGCTCGTCCGGGTCGTGGATGGCGTGCTGCGACCGGGGATGAAAATCCGCTTCATGGCCACGGGCCGCGACTACGAAGTGGAAGGCGTCGGCGTCATGACGCCCAAGATGCGTGAAATCAGTGAACTGGGCGCCGGAGAAGTCGGCTTCTTCTTCTCCAACATTAAAACCGTCGCCGACGTGCGCATCGGCGACACGGTGACCGAAGCAGCCCGTCCAGCCGCCGAGCCGTTGCCCGGCTTCCAGGAAGTCAAGCCCATGGTCTTTGCCGGGCTGTACCCGGTTGAAAGTGACCAGTACGAAGCCCTGCGCGACGCGCTCGACAAGCTGCGCCTCAATGACTCGTCCTTTCTCTACGAACCGGAACACTCCGCCGCCCTCGGCTTTGGCTTTCGCTGTGGCTTCCTCGGACTGCTCCACATGGAAATCGTCCAGGAACGACTCGAACGGGAGTTCGGCCTTGACCTCATCACC
This window of the Chloracidobacterium sp. N genome carries:
- the lepA gene encoding translation elongation factor 4, which codes for MDIQHIRNFSIIAHIDHGKSTLADRLLERTGALTQREMAEQVLDAMDLERERGITIKAHAVRLNYRARNGEDYVLNLIDTPGHVDFSYEVSRSLAACEGALVVVDATQGVEAQTLANAYLALENNLEMFPVINKIDLPSAEPERVLSQIEQVIGLDPTHAVLASAKTGVGTEELLERIVEKIPPPQGDRNAPLKALIFDSWFDSYKGVIVLVRVVDGVLRPGMKIRFMATGRDYEVEGVGVMTPKMREISELGAGEVGFFFSNIKTVADVRIGDTVTEAARPAAEPLPGFQEVKPMVFAGLYPVESDQYEALRDALDKLRLNDSSFLYEPEHSAALGFGFRCGFLGLLHMEIVQERLEREFGLDLITTAPSVRFDVYLTNGEKLTIDSPSKLPDPAKIERIEEPIIRATIMTQDDYLGPILTLLDEKRGVQRGFDYIGEKRVMLTYDIPLLEVVLDFFDRLKSVSRGYASLDYHLKGYEPADLVKLDVLVSGEPVDALSLIIHRDNAYTRGRALAEKMKELIPRQLFEVPIQAAIGNRVIARETVKAMGKNVLAKCYGGDITRKKKLLEKQKEGKKRMKKVGRVDIPQEAFLAVLRVGDNK